A window of Primulina huaijiensis isolate GDHJ02 chromosome 9, ASM1229523v2, whole genome shotgun sequence contains these coding sequences:
- the LOC140983841 gene encoding uncharacterized protein, translated as MELLKDFDCEIQYQPGQMNLVADALSRKVQNAMLTSLTISKVHAHLGTSGWTYQISGDYFVVSSIPVEPQILSRIKAAQRTDMHIHRLKELSRTGQTEKFSVASDGSLRFNGRLVVPNLLDLKEAILREARCSRHSIHPGIRKMYHTLRAYYCWEVLKFRIGTGSSLLWIL; from the exons ATGGAGTTgcttaaagactttgattgtgagattcagtatcaaCCGGGCCAAATGAACCTTGTTGCAGATGCCCTCAGCAGGAAAGTTCAGAATGCGATGCTGACATCTTTGACTATCTCTAAAGTTCACGCGCACTTGGGAACTTCAGGATGGACTTATCAGATCAGTGGAGACTACTTTGTAGTATCATCTATTCCAGTTGAGCCACAGATTTTGTCCAGAATCAAAGCAGCACAGAGGACTGATATGCACATTCATAGATTAAAAGAATTGTCTCGAACAGGTCAGACAGAAAAGTTTAGTGTTGCCTCAGATGGTAGTCTGCGCTTTAATGGTAGACTTGTGGTTCCTAATTTGTTAGATCTGAAAGAAGCTATACTACGGGAAGCACGTTGTAGTCGACACAGTATTCACCCAGGAATTCGAAAGATGTATCATACCTTAAGAGCTTATTATTGTTgggaag TCTTGAAGTTCCGCATTGGAACTGGGAGCtcattgctatggattttgtga